One window of Alteromonas sp. LMIT006 genomic DNA carries:
- a CDS encoding TatD family hydrolase: protein MIDSHCHLDLACFTDDLDAVIHRANERGVTRFLIPGIEPSHWLRQLQILNTFPQVDIAFGYHPYFLPHALCASDIPKMIEHLAHWLERHPPLAVGEIGLDRTLSHPLAIQECIFVEQVKLAKTYSLPLVVHHRKSHDRLLGLLRQHQFDHGGVVHAFSGNADIARAYIDLGFKLGVGGTITYPRGKKTLKSLLEVGIEHLLLETDSPDMPMSGRQGQRNMPEYLPDVLTVLSEALQMSPSVIEAQTDANYSATFLEPRRTAM, encoded by the coding sequence GTGATCGATAGTCATTGTCATCTTGATCTAGCCTGTTTTACCGATGATCTTGATGCGGTTATTCATCGTGCTAACGAGCGCGGCGTAACGCGTTTTTTGATTCCTGGTATTGAGCCCTCTCACTGGTTACGACAGCTTCAGATCCTCAACACATTCCCGCAGGTCGATATCGCCTTTGGCTACCATCCATATTTTTTACCGCACGCGCTTTGCGCATCGGATATTCCGAAGATGATTGAGCATCTTGCTCATTGGCTTGAACGGCACCCACCGCTTGCTGTTGGGGAAATAGGTCTTGACCGAACGCTCTCTCATCCATTGGCTATTCAAGAATGTATTTTTGTGGAGCAGGTTAAATTAGCCAAAACCTATTCGTTACCACTCGTCGTTCATCATCGCAAAAGCCATGACCGTTTATTGGGCTTATTGCGACAACATCAATTTGACCATGGTGGGGTGGTGCATGCTTTTTCAGGGAACGCGGATATTGCCAGAGCTTACATTGATTTGGGATTCAAACTGGGAGTGGGTGGCACGATAACCTATCCAAGAGGAAAGAAAACGCTTAAAAGTCTGCTTGAAGTTGGAATAGAACATCTCTTATTAGAAACGGACTCTCCGGATATGCCGATGTCTGGACGACAAGGCCAGCGCAATATGCCAGAGTATTTACCGGATGTGCTAACCGTCTTATCAGAAGCTCTGCAGATGAGTCCTAGTGTTATAGAAGCACAAACTGATGCCAATTATTCGGCGACGTTCCTAGAGCCTCGTCGCACAGCAATGTAA
- the serB gene encoding phosphoserine phosphatase SerB: MNHLFSASELVKHLQTPQLFSSSSLTWSATAPAQGDYVLTIVGQYLNRYIVEAVLQTLPEQTDFVVTLHSLSSNFELDAVVIQLDTPATHDWLTAQSERFNIELFCQAHQPSLQAGGVMVMDMDSTVIQIECIDEIAKLAGRGDEVSEVTELAMQGKLDFAQSLVQRVACLKGVPAIQLQQIRDGIPLMPGISSLVITLQAHGWHIAIASGGFTYFADYVAARLGLVEAVANQLEIVDGVLTGKVIGAISDAQTKEDTLKRLAQQHNIPLSQTIALGDGANDLVMMRDAGLGMAFHAKPLVQEQAQCAIRYHGLNATLFALSA; this comes from the coding sequence ATGAATCATCTATTTTCTGCGAGCGAGCTTGTTAAGCACCTACAAACGCCTCAACTTTTTTCTTCTAGCTCTCTTACTTGGTCTGCGACAGCACCAGCGCAAGGCGATTATGTATTGACCATCGTTGGGCAATACCTCAATCGCTATATCGTCGAAGCCGTATTGCAAACGCTACCGGAGCAGACAGATTTTGTGGTTACTCTACACAGCCTATCATCTAATTTCGAGCTGGATGCTGTGGTCATACAACTTGATACTCCTGCTACCCATGATTGGCTAACCGCTCAATCAGAACGGTTTAACATTGAATTATTTTGCCAAGCGCATCAACCAAGTCTGCAAGCTGGTGGTGTAATGGTGATGGATATGGATTCTACTGTGATCCAAATCGAATGCATTGATGAGATTGCAAAGCTTGCCGGTCGTGGAGACGAAGTCAGTGAAGTAACTGAGCTGGCGATGCAAGGAAAGTTAGATTTTGCGCAAAGTCTTGTACAAAGGGTTGCCTGTCTTAAAGGCGTTCCTGCAATTCAACTGCAACAAATACGCGATGGTATTCCGTTAATGCCAGGTATTAGCTCGTTAGTTATTACCTTACAAGCACATGGTTGGCATATTGCTATTGCCAGCGGTGGTTTTACTTATTTTGCGGATTACGTAGCGGCTCGACTCGGTTTAGTAGAGGCCGTTGCCAATCAACTTGAGATAGTCGATGGCGTTCTGACGGGCAAAGTAATCGGCGCTATTTCAGATGCGCAAACTAAAGAAGATACTTTAAAGCGCTTGGCACAACAGCATAATATTCCCTTGTCACAAACCATCGCATTGGGTGACGGAGCGAACGATCTTGTGATGATGCGTGATGCTGGCTTAGGTATGGCGTTTCATGCCAAACCACTGGTGCAAGAGCAAGCGCAATGTGCAATTCGCTATCACGGTCTCAATGCTACCTTGTTTGCACTTTCAGCTTAA